AAACCATGGAAGAGATAAATCTAGTGTCTTGAGGCATGGATCCATAAATTAAACAAGCCAATTCTACAACCTTCAAGGCTTGACACAGCTGGCCAGCATCCTTACAAGCCTGGCCGAGGGCCAAATAGGATTCTCCAAGCAATAGGACAAGTTTTAACAGTTTATCATCTATTTTTGATGTAGGGAGCCACTCACGAATGTCACAAACTTCAATACAGTCAGAGTCCCCACAGGCACAAACAGAAAAGTCCATTGACGAAGGTGGATCATCCTCAAATCCATTTTCAACATTTAGCTCAGGTCTGGCAGTTTGTAGTTGACGAGTCCATCGGAGAGATTTGATGGCTTGAGAGACATGATGTATTGCAGCCAGTTTGGAGGATAATGGATCAGAAACAGTCTCCACCACATCATACGAGGATTTAGAAATATCAGAGACCACAAATTCAGTGTTACCAAGAGTGGACTGTTTCTCATCTGCCACTCCTGCACCCGATACTAATTGGTTGTCAGATGAATATATATTCTCCGTGGATGATATCTCAGTTGAATTTTCTCTCACAAAATTTTGCAGATGCAGTGCATTTTCAGGTTGTTCAACTTCTTTAGCAGGGGAATCAACAATATTTTGGACACTTGTAGCAGACAATCCATTTATAAACACAAAGGACTCTTCTTCAGCGTTGGCAACGGCAACTTCAGACTCAACTGGGAACATATCTGATGTCAACTCCAAATCTTCATCATAACTTAAGAGGAGCCTGGCAAATTGTTCGTGCGCCAGTGCACGTACAACCTAATCACCACACTCAAAAACAGTCACAATGGTTTTCTAACTTAGTTTAACACATGAgtgaatatataaaatttactaactcaGCTTTATTGGAAACATACTAGATGATTTGGCTCATCCAGGAAACTGAGacattttttgaaaaaactATAGCACCTCGCCCTGTTATCTGGAGACTgctaaaaaagaaaagaaaagaaaagaaagaaaaatcagTTTAGTCGTGGAAAAGAGACAAAAAATCAAATTGATCATAAAATGAGTATCACCATTGAGAGTGAAAGTCTATGTGCGATTCGGTACAGTAGAGTGCCCAATGAGAGTATTGAATCACTTCTGCCTCTGTATAATAAAGATGGCAGAGAACCAGAGCTATCATGACAACGATCAGCACCATGGGTTTGGGGAATGACAGAAAGATCAAACAGTTGGATGACATCTTCTCCAGCGCTTTTACACAGCTGCAATATGATAGCAAATCAATTAAACAAATGTACAACCAATGAAACAAAGTTTAAGAAgatatcataaataataaatcgTACCCAGTAAGAACCAGGATCTTGCTTGCAGTTTTCCTCAAGAAACCTCAAAACAGAAAGTCCGTTCTGTTGGACGACATGGGGCTGGAAAGCTGGAGTTCCTTCGTCAGAGACACccttaagaagaaaaatatcatCCGTTTTCAGTAGTTCATAACCTTGAACAACACCATCTTGATGATAGCAGATGGCCAATTCCGGAACACTGGCCATAAAGTTGTCAAGCCAAGCTTCAAGCCAGGTTAATGGGGTGACCTGAAAATGTCTTCAATAAATATGCATACTGGATAGAAATTCATATGGAATTTCAAATAACCAAATATAGTGTGTGCAAATATGAGGTGACAACAAGTCCCATTTCAATGTTCCAACACCCACCTTCCTTGACACATCCCACAAGTGCAAGCTCACGGCAGCATATTTTTCGTTACTAAAAATGAGCAAGTCACTACCGAGAAGCAAACGGAAATTGTGAAACTGCAAAAACAGCATCCTTAAGAAGGCATCTTCACCAGCTCTTCGGTACTTTTCAGATTCTTGCACAGGGTGCCTCAGGTTTTCTTTAACTTCTGAGACCTCATTGACACCATCAAGATCTTTATgcctcttcttcttcttcccccAAAACAAATTTTCCTTTTCATCCGACTTGAAGTCCTGATTACGGACATAGCCTTTTCCTCGAATACCATCACTCTCTAAGGATGCATGTCCATGTGCCAGATGGTCCAAAGATTGAAGTGAGCCATCACTTGACATGTATCGATCAGGATAATTAGATGATCTAAAATTCTCATCTGACGAAGAATTGTGACTAGGTGGGCAATCACAAGCCTCCATTCTTACTGAATGCATAGCAAAATTCAGAAACAATGACTGATCTACACATTTTGGCTGATGGTTATGTCTTCGAATAAGTGTTTCTCCCTCTTCAGCATCAGGCCTGCATAAAAAAACATTGAGAAAAGCATTCAACAGACAGAAAACTACAAATTGCCATGATGCTCACCCAGCATTCAGGATAAGTGTCTGTCCAACACGGTGAACAGCTATTGAGACCCGTGCCTTGGAGTATGGTATcttaaatatttgttttaaaatatcagtTGGGGAGATTACATCAATCTCATCCCCATACTCCACCAAACCAGATACGGCAAGTGCTTCGCCTTTCCTCACAAGACTTGACATGATTGGCTCATCTTGCCATTGTGAATCTGCCAGCAGTAGCACAAATATAAACATTTTCAAGAGACTATTACTTTTAGAGGATTTTCTTATCTACCGGTTACTCCACTCTTAGAAAACAACCTAAAATTCCAGAAATTTGTATAAAGGATATCCCTTAAACCTGGAGGTCTTTGTACCAGTCTCAGAAAAAATCGATTATATTCGCAGTATTACTGAAGAATAAACAGAGTGAGAATGAAGGATTTCAATGATTGACTAGAGTTTATAAAAAGTACAATCACGTTGCAAGTGCTGATGCAAAAACTAAAGCCGGAAAATTGAGGTTCTATCAGAAGACCATATGTATAGTGTATACTAGATTATCTAGCAACTATACacataaataatattaaaagaaaatgagGGAATAAAACATTCTACACTGTTTTTATGTTGCCCTCCTGAAATGGCTGGACAAGTCAGTTTTAGTTAGAAGTATTCTGATGAGAAATAACAGATATTTCATAAATGATGCGAGACAAGAATCACATAATATGATGCCAGACAACATTCACTATTTTTATGTTGCCCTCCTGAAATGGCTGGACATATGGAAAAGTCAGTTTTAGTTCGAAATATTCTGACGAGAAAAACCAAATATTTCATATATGATGCGAGACAACATTCACAAAATAGAGATGATAGATAGGTCATCAAATATCAACATGCAGCAATAGTCACCCGTCGACATGCGTCCacttattttaatttttcttacTACAGCAGAGAAGAAGGGGCAAACTCTTAAAGGACGATGATCATGCAAGTGAAAGGAATACCATTGCTTGTCCTTGACTGTGCAGCTGCAATCGGGAGTACTCTATCTGGAATGCTTGAAAGCAAAGGAAGTGCATTCAGATCCGTTTCTGTAGGAATCATCTGATACCTCGGAGCCTTTACCCTAAATATGAAAGGCCAATAAACAACAAGACGTGACTAATAGATGATCCCCACTAGTTACACGGTAAAGTTCATTTTTTTTAAGGAAAGGAAACTCAAATACCTAAAACTATTCAAGGTTATATATACACTGAAATCCAAATAAAAAAATCTGTAAAGAAAAGAGTCTAAAAAAATTCACAAATGGCTCCATGAAAGAAACTTTCttgagaaaataaatacttAATCGACTGTAGCTAATGACATATGCTAAAAGGTGTCAAgaccaaatttttgaaagcatAATCATCAGATGCACACAAACACACTAAAATATATGGAAGAAAGCACAATAACAACTCTTAAAGCTccagataaaaaaaaaacgcATATTAATTGCCTCGAATACTGATATTTACCAAATTTCGATTCCTACAGAAAAGCCACAATATTCTCTCAGATTACCCATCGCGAAACGCTCAGTTCTGCTCCAACTTATGATAGATAgtcaatcaaataaaaaatgacAATTCACCTATGTTTTAAGTTTACCGTAACGAAATAGAAATTCGAACACCTTCATATGAATTATACAGATAAAACTTTTTTGGCAAGTATTTCCAAGAAGGATGCACCAAGCATACAAGAAAAACATTGCAAACACGACGTTCCGGTGATTCAGCCGTATACATACGTATGGATAGAAGGAACCAGGGCGACCGAGGAGacatcatgaaactcattgGTGGTCACAGGTATGGATCCACACAGAAAGCCCGCGGGCTTGGGCCTCACGATTTCCAGTCTCCCAACACATTGCAGCTCCCGTGAGCCCGAGCCCGAGCCCGAGCCTTGTTTCTCCATTTCTCGCTGAAATACCAATGGCCGAGCTAGGTTTTTACCAAAGCTAGAGTCATGTGAATGATGATTATTGAATTTTTCTCTTTGCGGTTTCTGCgatatatgtttatttatgtatatgtgtatgtatatgtatgtacatatatatatatatatatatatatatatatattggactTTGAATTGGGCTTATTATAGACGTAACTGGGCCAATTGAAATTTGGTCCAGCATAATTCAATTCTGGTGTAGcccaaaataattatataaacatattatattattaatattcaaaaataaaagacCCCTTCCTTTGTATCGCCTGCCCTCCTTCAGTTTCTCACTCGAGCTGTCTTCACAGCATCGCTAGAAATCACAGAAGGCAATTTCTTGTTTGATTTTGATTAATCGTACGTATTTTTTGTTGTAATTTATTTTGGAGCTATagtttttttaaatatctgtttgttatttatttgtttaattCATTGTGCGTCACATGCACGAAAATTTACAGATTACATTCTCATCGGGCATGAATTCATGGTACGAAATTTAGTCATTTATGCATTTTCGATTTTTTCCTTTGCTTATTTGTTCATTTTGGTTTGTAGTCGACACTACCTATTGTTTAAGCATCACTGCAAAACTGAATCCTTCTGTTAAAAAGCTTATTGCATGTGATAGAACAATAATTGGAGAAGAACCATGAATTTGGGTGATAGATTTCAAGTTGTTGTTTGGTAAAATGTTGTATGTGGACTTTCATCTTacttacatttttttaaaaagtttaaatggcattgaattgttttttttttttatgtaattcattCAGGATAGATTTTCCGAAGTGGTTAATGCATTTTTTAGTTTATGGATTGAGTAGTTGGTTAATGAAGTTTGAAGGACAATAACTTTAACTACATCCCGAGATTGTGTTCCTCACAAGGCTGTGTGGATTTGAATTATTCTGCCATCGGGAGAAGAAGCTCTAGAATATTTCCTTTCTAGAGAAAAATTGGgtataaaatcatttttttaatggATCATTGACTTAAGCCATCCAGACAAGATATTTCagattttgttaatattttttcttgCTTTCTGATCTGATGGATTTAAGTTTGTGTCCCAGTTTTCTTTACTATTAGTTGTCTACATTAGTTGGCTTAGTTTGTAAGTTGGAAGAGAGAAGAAAAGAGAGAAGAGTTTCCTCCCAAACAATCGAAGTTTTTAAATCTCCattcctttctttccaaatccaAACTCCCAAATTAAGCCTAGGATATTAGTGGCACCAGGGTTAAGGAAGGAGAACAGGATGGAGCTTATTTTCTAACTCTTGGGACTTGGTTCAATTAATGTGTGAATGTAGGCAAACTTAAATCTTTGTTCATTATACATGCACACGCTTAAATATTTTTTACCTGATTTGAGACTGGTTCCTATTTACAGTTGTTAATTTTCCACTGGTGATTCTTAAAATTTTATTGCTTAACATGCCCGGTAATTTTGATTGTGTGGGAACCTTGACAATTACTTAAGACACTGTGTGGCGtaatgttttttttatcttgCAGCCATATTGTATATTTCATTCTTTAATCTTTGAATTGTGATAAAAGATGCTGTCTTCTGTGTTTCAGTTTATTCAATTATTaacatttgttttttttttttttggctttctTTGAAGTTCATGTAAAGGTGCTAGTTGCTTCTGATGTATTCCAAAAGATCGGTACAAGGGGATGGACCTGATTCAAGGCCAGTTCGTACAAGTGACAGGCTTAAAACTAGGCCGAAGTTTTGTAGTCGCAAATACTTGTATTATACTCCTACCACTATCTTGCGAACTAAGAGGAAAAGGACTAAAACAAGGACTGCAGCTGCACAGATAGCAAAGATGTTGCGTCCTGGAAATCACCCATTGCGATCATCAAATCCCAATGTATGTAACTTTTTCTATTAGCTTCTCATTTAACAATTAGTGGATTATGTGTTTTAATTTATTAGAATTAAACTCAAATTATCACTTGCTATTCTTGATCAATGCATTGTTCCTAGACTCCAATTGGAGCTTCACTAATtgcaaaaaataaattttggaaaGTTGATGTGCTACTTTTTCTTGTTGTAGTCATCTGCTACCAATCTTCGGCGCTCTACTAGGAAAAGGAGGGTTCCGATGAGTCATGTAGAATACACAGATAGTTCTGGAACAGAGGACAATGATTTAATGGCAAGGCTTGCATTTTTTCTATTAATGAAATATTAATGCAATCCATAACATTTAGCTGATTTTAACTGCTTTTATAGCTTCAATATTCTCTGTCTTAAGCTAAAATATGAGCAACTGTGTTTCAGATTCCTAGATTTCACAGAGCTACTAAACGAATGAACAATAATAGTGCAAGGCAAGATGAATTGACCCCTCGTCGTGAAGGACTTAGACCTCGTCGGGGTGGACTTGGAGCTCGACGAGAAGTAGATTCTAGGGAAGCGTTAAGCATGGAATCTGATGAGGAACAGAGTTCATCCGAGGAGAAAATGGGAGACGATGTTCCAGAAAATGCAAATGATATGGAGGATGCTGATGATGCAGAGGGTGAAGATGAAGGTGCTGGTGAGGATGATGGT
This genomic interval from Primulina eburnea isolate SZY01 chromosome 16, ASM2296580v1, whole genome shotgun sequence contains the following:
- the LOC140817547 gene encoding uncharacterized protein isoform X2 — translated: MEKQGSGSGSGSRELQCVGRLEIVRPKPAGFLCGSIPVTTNEFHDVSSVALVPSIHTVKAPRYQMIPTETDLNALPLLSSIPDRVLPIAAAQSRTSNDSQWQDEPIMSSLVRKGEALAVSGLVEYGDEIDVISPTDILKQIFKIPYSKARVSIAVHRVGQTLILNAGPDAEEGETLIRRHNHQPKCVDQSLFLNFAMHSVRMEACDCPPSHNSSSDENFRSSNYPDRYMSSDGSLQSLDHLAHGHASLESDGIRGKGYVRNQDFKSDEKENLFWGKKKKRHKDLDGVNEVSEVKENLRHPVQESEKYRRAGEDAFLRMLFLQFHNFRLLLGSDLLIFSNEKYAAVSLHLWDVSRKVTPLTWLEAWLDNFMASVPELAICYHQDGVVQGYELLKTDDIFLLKGVSDEGTPAFQPHVVQQNGLSVLRFLEENCKQDPGSYWLCKSAGEDVIQLFDLSVIPQTHGADRCHDSSGSLPSLLYRGRSDSILSLGTLLYRIAHRLSLSMSPDNRARCYSFFKKCLSFLDEPNHLVVRALAHEQFARLLLSYDEDLELTSDMFPVESEVAVANAEEESFVFINGLSATSVQNIVDSPAKEVEQPENALHLQNFVRENSTEISSTENIYSSDNQLVSGAGVADEKQSTLGNTEFVVSDISKSSYDVVETVSDPLSSKLAAIHHVSQAIKSLRWTRQLQTARPELNVENGFEDDPPSSMDFSVCACGDSDCIEVCDIREWLPTSKIDDKLLKLVLLLGESYLALGQACKDAGQLCQALKVVELACLIYGSMPQDTRFISSMVCSSAMQPEIKGRSENMKSFMGDFCLTFDGLSSNYLFWSKAWTLVGDVFVEFYLMKGQETSRQAERKHSTKDLKMSSEVLKEVERLKKKMSQYNQNCSSCSLINCSCRSDRASSGSSASSSTRGRQSSGYGRKQNKISQGRSSPYLRVGKYGDDLQKVGQNNSFKSENLKHHKIDPRNETYRVLDGMNEMNLEVIGSERETCSVKKDNEGSMQKDCSSETSIKGEHAAKRGGIFKYLRGSIFGDVDSTLSVTLNCYEEAGKAMEGLPASSAELQSVVKKKGWVCNELGRIRLESKDLGKAETAFLKAIDAFRQVDDHINIILINCNLGHGRRSLAEDMISRIESLKKHARFRSAYLHALETTKLQYGEALRYYGAAKTELNTLAEKTGPVSTTLKNEVSTQLAHTYLKLGMLLARENTVGEVHENCVLEDCTSSSPVQTHIEHRKHEISANDAIREALSLYESLGDLRRQETAYAHFQLACYQRDCCLRFLESDQLNNLAKGENSVVQKVKQYASLAERNWQKSMDFYGPKTHPVMYLTILMDMSALSSSLSDYLHSTWMLDSALTRLLEGHHVSEEASPSLNDLNPEVSAKFWSQLQTLLKSMLATTRRTKTNNFPSNIQQSPSGKSSDAKKLSELYRMSLKSTDFRQLSTMQRLWTS
- the LOC140817547 gene encoding uncharacterized protein isoform X1 — translated: MEKQGSGSGSGSRELQCVGRLEIVRPKPAGFLCGSIPVTTNEFHDVSSVALVPSIHTVKAPRYQMIPTETDLNALPLLSSIPDRVLPIAAAQSRTSNDSQWQDEPIMSSLVRKGEALAVSGLVEYGDEIDVISPTDILKQIFKIPYSKARVSIAVHRVGQTLILNAGPDAEEGETLIRRHNHQPKCVDQSLFLNFAMHSVRMEACDCPPSHNSSSDENFRSSNYPDRYMSSDGSLQSLDHLAHGHASLESDGIRGKGYVRNQDFKSDEKENLFWGKKKKRHKDLDGVNEVSEVKENLRHPVQESEKYRRAGEDAFLRMLFLQFHNFRLLLGSDLLIFSNEKYAAVSLHLWDVSRKVTPLTWLEAWLDNFMASVPELAICYHQDGVVQGYELLKTDDIFLLKGVSDEGTPAFQPHVVQQNGLSVLRFLEENCKQDPGSYWLCKSAGEDVIQLFDLSVIPQTHGADRCHDSSGSLPSLLYRGRSDSILSLGTLLYRIAHRLSLSMQSPDNRARCYSFFKKCLSFLDEPNHLVVRALAHEQFARLLLSYDEDLELTSDMFPVESEVAVANAEEESFVFINGLSATSVQNIVDSPAKEVEQPENALHLQNFVRENSTEISSTENIYSSDNQLVSGAGVADEKQSTLGNTEFVVSDISKSSYDVVETVSDPLSSKLAAIHHVSQAIKSLRWTRQLQTARPELNVENGFEDDPPSSMDFSVCACGDSDCIEVCDIREWLPTSKIDDKLLKLVLLLGESYLALGQACKDAGQLCQALKVVELACLIYGSMPQDTRFISSMVCSSAMQPEIKGRSENMKSFMGDFCLTFDGLSSNYLFWSKAWTLVGDVFVEFYLMKGQETSRQAERKHSTKDLKMSSEVLKEVERLKKKMSQYNQNCSSCSLINCSCRSDRASSGSSASSSTRGRQSSGYGRKQNKISQGRSSPYLRVGKYGDDLQKVGQNNSFKSENLKHHKIDPRNETYRVLDGMNEMNLEVIGSERETCSVKKDNEGSMQKDCSSETSIKGEHAAKRGGIFKYLRGSIFGDVDSTLSVTLNCYEEAGKAMEGLPASSAELQSVVKKKGWVCNELGRIRLESKDLGKAETAFLKAIDAFRQVDDHINIILINCNLGHGRRSLAEDMISRIESLKKHARFRSAYLHALETTKLQYGEALRYYGAAKTELNTLAEKTGPVSTTLKNEVSTQLAHTYLKLGMLLARENTVGEVHENCVLEDCTSSSPVQTHIEHRKHEISANDAIREALSLYESLGDLRRQETAYAHFQLACYQRDCCLRFLESDQLNNLAKGENSVVQKVKQYASLAERNWQKSMDFYGPKTHPVMYLTILMDMSALSSSLSDYLHSTWMLDSALTRLLEGHHVSEEASPSLNDLNPEVSAKFWSQLQTLLKSMLATTRRTKTNNFPSNIQQSPSGKSSDAKKLSELYRMSLKSTDFRQLSTMQRLWTS